In the genome of Pseudanabaena mucicola str. Chao 1806, the window GTATCGCTGAAAGTTGCAGGCTATAGCGGTCTTCTTGTTTCTAGTCCTGCAATCCTATATCAAATTGTGCGCTTTATTTTGCCTGGGCTGACTCGCAAAGAAAAAAGGGCGATCGCGCCAATTGTATTTGGCTCTAGTATTTTATTTGTCCTCGGTATAGTTTTTGCTTATCAGTTATTGATTCCTGCTGCACTCAACTTTTTTATCAGTTACGGTGGTGATGTAGTTGAGCAGTTTTGGTCGATTGATCGTTATTTTGAGTTTGTGTTGTTGCTGCTATTTAGCACAGGTTTAGCCTTTCAAATTCCTGTTATTCAAGCTTTGTTGGCACTTACAGGTATTGTCAACTCCGCAAGAATGCTGGCTGGATGGCGTTATGTAGTACTTGGAGCAGTCATCCTTGGGGCAGTGTTAACGCCTTCAACCGATCCAATGACACAGAGTTTACTTGCGGGTGCAGTTGGTATCCTATATTTTGGTGGAATTTTCTTAGTCAAAGCAATGGGAAAATAACATCTTTGACGGCGATATTGATCTCGCTATCGAATGCTATCTAAAAAGATGCGAGTTCGGGATAATTTGAAACAAACTTTGAGAGAGGGTTTGCGTAGCAAACCCTCTCTCAAAGTCCAAAAGTAAAAGCCTTGCCTAGCAAGGCTTTTACTTTTGGACTTTTAAAGTTTGTCAGCTTAACCCGAACTGATGTTAAGTTGCTAGACATAAGTAAACTAAAAACCGAGAGTTTTGTTCCGCCCGCATAGCGGGCGGAACAAAACTCTGGTTTGGGGTTTAATTAAGTTGAGCTACTTAATAAGGGCTTTTTACACAAATTCAGCTTCAATAGCTTCAGGCTGTTGCTTAGGGCGAGGATCAAACTCGAAGAGTGAGTAGACTACATCGCGGCGGATTTGAGTCATCATATCAAGGAAAATTTCGTAACCTTCACTCTTATATTCGATTAAAGGATCTTTCTGACCATAGCCACGTAAACCAACAGACTCACGCAATGCTTCCATCGCTTGAAGGTGATCGCGCCAAAGTGAGTCAATCCGTTGCAAGATAAAAAATCGTTCGGCTTGGCGCATTAAACCTGCCTGCAAAGATTCTACCTGTGCTTCTTTGATTTCGTAAGCACGGCGGACTTCTTCTCTTAGGAAAGCTTGCATTTCAGGTAAGAACATATCATCCAGTTGTTCTGGTTCAAGGTCTTGTAGGAGATTGACAAATTCTCTGACTTTTTTCACCATAGCGGTGAGGTTCCATTCTTCGGGAGGAAGCTCAGGGTTGACATAGGCATTAACGATATCATCCATCGTGCGTTCGGCATATTCAATGACGCGATCGCGCAGATTTTCACCCTCTAGCACCCGACGACGTTCGGCGTAAATCGCACGACGTTGATTGTTCATCACCTCGTCATATTCAAATACTTGCTTCCGAATGTCGTAATAGTAAGTTTCGACTTTCTTTTGAGCATTTTCGAGAGCGCTGGTGAGCATTCCAGAGCTGATCGGCATATCTTCTTCGACACGGAAGGCATTCATCAAACCTGCCACGCGATCGCCTGCAAAAATACGCATCAAGTTATCTTCAAGGCTGAGGAAAAATCTAGTCGAGCCAGGGTCACCTTGACGACCGCAACGACCACGCAATTGATTATCAACACGGCGAGATTCATGTCGCTCAGTCCCGATCACATGTAAGCCTCCCAGTTTAGTTACATCTTTATGTTCAGCATCAGTGACAGCTTCGTATTCACGTTTAATCACTGTAAAAGCATCACGCAGCCTTTGAATAACAGGATCATCGGTAGGTGCTTTTTCAGAAGCGACAGCCAACATATCTTCAGCTTCTAGCTCGGACTGACTCATGCGCCCTAGTTTTTCAACGGCGAAGTTGATCGCTTCTTTAAGTTGGGTTTGAGCATCCTTAGAGAGTTCGCAAGGGAATAGACTATCGGAAACTTTCCAAGTCTTCTTCTTTTTACCTTCGTTTGCACTACCAAAACCTTGCCCCTTTTGCGGGCGATCGCTAAACATGCGTTGACCTTCATTGGTAAAGTCGTCATCATCTTCAGGACGCACAATCTGCGGCATGAAGTTTTCCCGCACCTTCAGACGCGCCATATAGTCAGCATTACCACCGAGGATAATGTCTGTACCACGACCAGCCATGTTGGTGGCGATCGTCACCGATCCTTTACGACCCGCCTGAGCCACGATTTCTGCTTCCCGTTCCACATTCTCAGGTTTCGCATTCAGCAAGTTATGAGGGATTTCTTTCTCACTTAGCAGACGCGAGAGAACTTCTGATTTCTCAACGCTAGTTGTTCCCACAAGAACAGGGCGACCTGTTTCATGCATTTCACGGCATTCTTCAGCAACGGCTCGCCATTTTGCTGCTTCGGTTTTGTAAACCACATCTGACCAATCAGCACGACCGCTCTTACGATTGGTGGGCATAGTGGTTACTTCGAGATTATAGATTTTGCCAAGCTCTGCTTCCTCAGTTTTTGCCGTACCTGTCATGCCACCCAACTTGGGATACAGCAGGAAGAAGTTTTGATAGGTAATAGTCGCAAGGGTTTGGGTTTCATTTTCGATTGGTACGCTTTCTTTAGCTTCGATCGCTTGATGCAAACCATCACTCCAACGACGACCAGGCATGACGCGCCCTGTGAACTCATCCACAATAATTACTTCGCCGTCACGGACAATGTAATTTACATCCCGCAGGAATAGTTCCTTAGCTTTAAGTGCATTAAATACATAGTGTGCCCAAGGATCTTGCTGGTCAAATAAATCCTTAACCCCTAGTAAATTTTCAGCAAGTTCAAACCCTTCATCGGTCATAACTACGTTACGTTGCTTTTCATCAACTTCGTAGTGGGTTTCCTTTTCTAATTGTGCAGCGATCGTCACTGCGCCCAAATATTTCTCTGTTGGGCGCTCCACCATACCCGAAATAATCAGTGGCGTACGGGCTTCGTCAATTAAGATCGAGTCAACTTCGTCAATGACACAGAAATTAAAGGGACGTTGCACCACTTCTTCGATGCTAGTCGCCATATTGTCCCGTAGATAGTCAAAACCTAGTTCGCTATTGGTGGCGTAGGTGATATCGCAGTTATAATTTTTGCGGCGCTCGATTGGCTCCATCGAGTTTTGGATTAAACCAACCGACATTCCTAAAAATCGATGGACTTGTCCCATCCATTCAGCATCACGACGGGCAAGGTAGTCATTAACTGTAACGACATGAACACCTTTACCTGTAAGGGCATTAAGATAGCTAGGCAATGTCGCTACAAGGGTCTTACCTTCCCCTGTTTTCATTTCAGCAATTTCGCCACGGTGCAAAACCATGCCACCAAGCATCTGAACGTCGTAATGCCGTAGCCCTAAAACACGTGTAGCAGCTTCACGCACAGCAGCAAAGGCTTCGGGCAGTAAATCATCAAGAGATTCACCTTTTTCTATGCGTTGTTTAAATTCTCCCGTTTTTGCTTGCAATTCACGATCGCTGAGCGCCGCTAACTCTGGGGCGAGGGAGTTGATGAGTGCCACGTCGGGACGAAGTTTGTCGAGCTTGCGCTTGTTAGGATCGCCAATCAGGTTTTTTAGGTTAAACATAGCTACCGAATGCAGTTAAAACGGGGATTTAAAAACGGGAAATTGCGCCAAATGTGATATTAAATCTAAGTTTGGACTACCAGTATATATTACCCGACTGTTGAGAATACAAACTTCGGATAACCGAAGTGATCGCTAAAGCTGTACTAAATTCTAACTAAAGCTTGACTATTGCCCCACTAAGTGACCACATTTTCACAAAAAATCACATAGTAACGTCAGTTAGGGCTAAGCTCACAAAATTGGAAAAGCTAAAAGTACAAGATTTGCGTAGCAAAGTTTGTACTTTTAAAATTAGAGAGCCTCTCTCTAAGACTGTTTCAAACTATCTCAAACTCACATTAATTATCACATTAATTATTTGTATAGCAGTCCTAAATGAGATGTGAGTGGCTTGAACTTCGCTCAGCCATCGATTTTACAGATGGCTGAGCGAAGTTCAAGCCAATGATGTGTAAAACTGAATTTAGAACTGCTATATATTTCTATATATTCGTTGAAGCGTTGCCTTGTTAAGATGTTAACAAATGATCACAAAATATCTCTAAATTTCCATTGCTTATCTTCGATAAAGAAAACATCTTACTGATCGCTAAAATCAATAATCCAGTAAGTAGCCAGACATAAGTAAACTAAAAACCGAGAGTTTTGTTCTGCCCGTTACGCGGGCGAAACAAAACTATAGATTGGGTTTTAATTAACTTGAGCCACTTATTCAGCAATCTTGAGCACATTGTATAGGGAACCAAAGTTAAAACTCGAAAAGGAAGTTCTAATGACTCGGATCTGCAAACAGATCGCTAGGACAAAGCAAATCGCGATCTATGTCAAAATAATATTAATAGTTAACTACAAGCTTATATTTACAAGCTAATTGGCAATGTCTGCAATTTCTCTCAAAGTCCCCAAGCAAAAAGTCAGTACTCCTCCCTTACAGATACATACTTTAGGCGATCGCGTATTGCGCCAGCCTGCTAAGCGCATTAGTAAAGTCAACGATGAAATTCGGCAGATCATAGTTGACATGCTAATCACCATGTATAGCAGTGACGGAATTGGTCTAGCTGCACCACAGGTGGGGATTAACAAACAACTACTCGTAATTGATATTGAACTCAAGGATGAGAGCAAACCACCTTTAGTCATGATCAATCCTGAAATTAAGGGTTCGGGTGGAGACTTAATCACTGGTGAAGAGGGATGTTTGAGTATTCCTGAAGTATTTCTCGATGTCGTTCGTCCTGACCAAGTGGAAGTTGCCTATCGCGATGAGGATGGTAGACCACAGAAACTGGTAGCGAGTGGTTTGCTAGCAAGGGTAATTCAACATGAAATGGATCATTTGAATGGAGTACTATTCGTCGATCGCGTTAAAAATGCAGTTGCTCTTAACAAAGAATTAACCGCCCATGGGTTTGCACCTAAGGATGTCCAAGCAATTAAATAAGCTTTAAGTTTTCATTTTGCCTACGACAAAATGAAAACTTAAAGCTTATAGTTCTCAACATGTAGGTGTTTTTAGATATGAGGTAATTTTTATGCTTCAGCTTGATCGCCAAAATTTACCTAGTAGCGACGAATTACCTGATTCCGACGATACACCTGTGGATAACGAAGACCAGAATTTTTTGCCTAATCTACTTCTCTTTTTACTGGAGTATATTTGGAAGAATCGTGATGATTGGTACTTTGGTGTAGATATGGGCATTTATCACACTACAGGATTTAGCCCAAGAGTGCCTGTAGTACCTGATGGATTTTTAAGTTTAGGGGTAGAACGTCGCAAGGGTGGTAAATCACGCCGAAGCTATGTGACTTGGGAAGAGAAAGATATTGTCCCTATTTTGACCTTGGAAATAGTATCCCATACCTATGGTGGTGAGTATGAAGAGAAGCTAGAGATTTATCGTAAATTGGGAGTGCAATATTACATGATTTATAATCCCGAATTCTGGCGGCGCGATCGCCATTTACCGTTGGAAATTTACAAATTAATTGATGGATTTTATCAACTCCAAAGTGGTGAACCCTACTGGATGCCAGAAATTAGTTTAGGGATTGGACGTTGTGTCTTACCCTCTGATAACTTATGTCGTGAAGCTTTAAGTTGGTTTAATCAACAAGGTCAGAGATACCTCACTCCTGAAGAAAAATCAGAGCTTTTAGCCGCGAGATTAAGAGAATTAGGCGAAGACCCTGATTTGCTCTAATTAAGTTGAGCTACTTACCAGATTTTCCAGTCACTCCAATTAAGATTAAAGATGGAAGTATCTGGGAAGGCGATCGCGTTATTATTCTGTACCAGAGTTTGCTGTAACTTGGTGAGTAGTGGGTTAACTCGCGGCAAGTTCTCAACTAATTGATAGGGCAGAATTCCTTCTGTCAAGGCAAAAGATGCGGTTGTGCCTGCGGCGGCTCCCACTGACCACTCGTAGGAATGGACGCGATAACCTGCGGCAACAATATAGCTATAGGCAATATTTTTGCCAGAGACGATCAGATTATCAATTTTTTGGGGAATTAGCGATCGCAAAGGGATTTGTCCAGGGAAAGCGGCTCCGTGACCATTACGCACACCTGCTCGTTCCGTATTGCCAGCTTTTTCGACAGGATATTCACTGAGGCAGGGATGGAAGTCGAGATAATATTGGGCAATACCGATCGCATCGGGATATATGGTCGAACGAGTACGACGTGGGATTTGATTAGGATCTGTATTATTTTTAATAACGCTAGTTGTTTCTAAACCTGCTAGAGCTTTCCATAAATTGCGATAGGCTTGCTGTGAGAGATTTTGGCGATAGGTTTCCGTACTAAAGTCTACCTGTGAAACATCGATCTCAGACATACTGAAGCCTTCAGGATAGCCATAGGAAGGGCGACCGATAATTCGCCTTGATTCGCGGATATAGGGATATTTGGAAAGCCCATGCAAGGTTCCCATTGGCGAGTCAAAACCTGTCAGTAAACGATGATTCGGGAAAGGCTTTTTCCAATTTGTTTTTTGCTGCGAGTCAGTCGTACCTGCCACTAGCCAATAGTAAAAACCAAGGGCAATCTCTTCTCCACTTTTGAGAGTTGATTGCCTCAAACCACCCATCCATCCGTTAGGTTCAAATTGACCTGAACTCCTTAATTGCTCTCTAGAATAAATCAAATTATCTTTATCCGTACCTGGGCGATAGTCATTTCCCCAGACCCAGTTCTGCATCGAAATATCACCTGCTTTCATCGATGAAACCCCAAAGGCATTCTTTTTGGGCTGATCAGTTGCAGCACTCCAGATGCGGCGATAGGTGAAGATATTATCAAAATTGGCAAGACTGGGTTTTGGGTCAGAGCCATAATAGGGCAAATAGCGATCATAAAAGCTCGGCTTTTGTTGTGGTTGAGCTTCGTTCGTCTGCTCCATCGCAAAGGTGTAGGTAAAACCCTGTGTACAGTAAGGATCATTTTCTGTAACAGGAGAAGATGGATTTAGATGCGATCGCGGATCGAGACCAAGCCGATAGGGAACATCCGCTAAAGCGATGATTTCTCCTGTTTCTGTGGAATCGATCACAAACCAATCACTAGGACTCTTTTGAGAATTTGGAATTTGAGAGTTGGTGAAAGGAACAAAACGAATAATTTGTTTCTGTAATCGTGATGAGTTTTCGTAGCGATAAGCATCATCGATAATTTGCGAAAGTGGCTCACTATTTAATGGGGCAGAATTTGGTGCAGGACGATGTTGAATAGCGATCGCAGCATTAATTAATTTGTTATCAGTACTAATTTCTAAGTTTTTAATAACCGTATTCGGGAACCATTTTAATTTGCCATTCCCCTTACGTTTCGCCTCCTGCAACATTTCCACTAATATTTGCTGGGCAGTATTAGGAATGAAACAGGAAACACTTACCCAACAGTCCCCTGCATTTAATTTGCCATATGTCTGCTCGATCCTCTGACGAAATTCAGTATAGCCCCTAGGAAAGTACCAGAGACTACGCTGTTTCTTGGCTTCATCCAGAGCCGAAGTACCTTGAGACGTAATCTGTCCACCGATCCAGTCGGTAATTTCCGTCATGCAGACCGTTCGCCCTGCGAGCAATCCCTCATAGGCGGCGGCTGTACCTGCGACCCCCCCACCCACGATCAGGATTTCACAATCTTCAGTCTGATCAATTTTGCGCGGAAGAGAAGTTTGGTTTAGTTTGTTAGCGATCGCATGAGGTGTTAGGGCGATCGTTAATGCGATCCCCGTAAAAATCGTGTAACAAGAAAAACGAATTTTAGAAATAATCTTCTTCAAGGGTTTTAGCTGTATTTAAGAGAGTGAGTGCGCTATTAGGATTTAATGAATTAGGTATAGATGCTATTTTGATTTGTCTATCTAAATATAGCAAGCAGTCCTAAATCAGTTGTAACAGACCTTGACTTCGGCTACGCTCAGTCAGCACAATCATTATTTCTGGCTGAGCGCAATCAAAGCAAATCATAAGCATTACTAAGTAGCTCAACTTAATTAAAACCCAAACCAGAGTTTTGTTCCGCCCCCTACGCGGGCGGAACAAAACTCTCGATTTTTAGTTTACTTATGTCTAGCTATTAAAATCTAAACATTTGCTCCTTGTGATTCTTTTGCAAAAGCATAAACGAAGCTTAACCGTAAGTTAAATTATAGAATCAAATTGGAACGTATGATGACTTTAAGTGTGAGAAATAGGCATCATGATTTACAAAAATACAGTAACAAATCCACTCGTAGCAGCATCAGTTCTGCTAGCAGTTTTTAATATTGGTCATGCCAATGCAGTCGAACTAAAATCTAGTTCAACTTCTCAAAATGCGAGCAGTGCAGCCAATATTCTGCAAAAAATTGAAAACGATACTCTTGTTGAAACTCCAACCTTGGAGTCTGATAAA includes:
- the tatC gene encoding twin-arginine translocase subunit TatC, which translates into the protein MLETVSEADQPKDFTDTTTIEDVSETALAIAEQASDDNSLDEIDDVEMSLFDHLEELRSRIFYALIAIIIGIVGCFAVVNKIVALLEIPAQGVKFLQLAPGEYFFVSLKVAGYSGLLVSSPAILYQIVRFILPGLTRKEKRAIAPIVFGSSILFVLGIVFAYQLLIPAALNFFISYGGDVVEQFWSIDRYFEFVLLLLFSTGLAFQIPVIQALLALTGIVNSARMLAGWRYVVLGAVILGAVLTPSTDPMTQSLLAGAVGILYFGGIFLVKAMGK
- the secA gene encoding preprotein translocase subunit SecA, whose translation is MFNLKNLIGDPNKRKLDKLRPDVALINSLAPELAALSDRELQAKTGEFKQRIEKGESLDDLLPEAFAAVREAATRVLGLRHYDVQMLGGMVLHRGEIAEMKTGEGKTLVATLPSYLNALTGKGVHVVTVNDYLARRDAEWMGQVHRFLGMSVGLIQNSMEPIERRKNYNCDITYATNSELGFDYLRDNMATSIEEVVQRPFNFCVIDEVDSILIDEARTPLIISGMVERPTEKYLGAVTIAAQLEKETHYEVDEKQRNVVMTDEGFELAENLLGVKDLFDQQDPWAHYVFNALKAKELFLRDVNYIVRDGEVIIVDEFTGRVMPGRRWSDGLHQAIEAKESVPIENETQTLATITYQNFFLLYPKLGGMTGTAKTEEAELGKIYNLEVTTMPTNRKSGRADWSDVVYKTEAAKWRAVAEECREMHETGRPVLVGTTSVEKSEVLSRLLSEKEIPHNLLNAKPENVEREAEIVAQAGRKGSVTIATNMAGRGTDIILGGNADYMARLKVRENFMPQIVRPEDDDDFTNEGQRMFSDRPQKGQGFGSANEGKKKKTWKVSDSLFPCELSKDAQTQLKEAINFAVEKLGRMSQSELEAEDMLAVASEKAPTDDPVIQRLRDAFTVIKREYEAVTDAEHKDVTKLGGLHVIGTERHESRRVDNQLRGRCGRQGDPGSTRFFLSLEDNLMRIFAGDRVAGLMNAFRVEEDMPISSGMLTSALENAQKKVETYYYDIRKQVFEYDEVMNNQRRAIYAERRRVLEGENLRDRVIEYAERTMDDIVNAYVNPELPPEEWNLTAMVKKVREFVNLLQDLEPEQLDDMFLPEMQAFLREEVRRAYEIKEAQVESLQAGLMRQAERFFILQRIDSLWRDHLQAMEALRESVGLRGYGQKDPLIEYKSEGYEIFLDMMTQIRRDVVYSLFEFDPRPKQQPEAIEAEFV
- the def gene encoding peptide deformylase encodes the protein MSAISLKVPKQKVSTPPLQIHTLGDRVLRQPAKRISKVNDEIRQIIVDMLITMYSSDGIGLAAPQVGINKQLLVIDIELKDESKPPLVMINPEIKGSGGDLITGEEGCLSIPEVFLDVVRPDQVEVAYRDEDGRPQKLVASGLLARVIQHEMDHLNGVLFVDRVKNAVALNKELTAHGFAPKDVQAIK
- a CDS encoding Uma2 family endonuclease, with protein sequence MLQLDRQNLPSSDELPDSDDTPVDNEDQNFLPNLLLFLLEYIWKNRDDWYFGVDMGIYHTTGFSPRVPVVPDGFLSLGVERRKGGKSRRSYVTWEEKDIVPILTLEIVSHTYGGEYEEKLEIYRKLGVQYYMIYNPEFWRRDRHLPLEIYKLIDGFYQLQSGEPYWMPEISLGIGRCVLPSDNLCREALSWFNQQGQRYLTPEEKSELLAARLRELGEDPDLL
- a CDS encoding FAD-dependent oxidoreductase — protein: MANKLNQTSLPRKIDQTEDCEILIVGGGVAGTAAAYEGLLAGRTVCMTEITDWIGGQITSQGTSALDEAKKQRSLWYFPRGYTEFRQRIEQTYGKLNAGDCWVSVSCFIPNTAQQILVEMLQEAKRKGNGKLKWFPNTVIKNLEISTDNKLINAAIAIQHRPAPNSAPLNSEPLSQIIDDAYRYENSSRLQKQIIRFVPFTNSQIPNSQKSPSDWFVIDSTETGEIIALADVPYRLGLDPRSHLNPSSPVTENDPYCTQGFTYTFAMEQTNEAQPQQKPSFYDRYLPYYGSDPKPSLANFDNIFTYRRIWSAATDQPKKNAFGVSSMKAGDISMQNWVWGNDYRPGTDKDNLIYSREQLRSSGQFEPNGWMGGLRQSTLKSGEEIALGFYYWLVAGTTDSQQKTNWKKPFPNHRLLTGFDSPMGTLHGLSKYPYIRESRRIIGRPSYGYPEGFSMSEIDVSQVDFSTETYRQNLSQQAYRNLWKALAGLETTSVIKNNTDPNQIPRRTRSTIYPDAIGIAQYYLDFHPCLSEYPVEKAGNTERAGVRNGHGAAFPGQIPLRSLIPQKIDNLIVSGKNIAYSYIVAAGYRVHSYEWSVGAAAGTTASFALTEGILPYQLVENLPRVNPLLTKLQQTLVQNNNAIAFPDTSIFNLNWSDWKIW